AGAAAAGATGTTTTTTTAGGAAAAATTTGCCGAAGTGAAGATATTCACTTCGGGATTTAGTTTATTTTTAAAGAAGTGGAAAGAGCATTTTTTAATTCGGAATACTCTTTTTCAACATGAAACATCTCAATCAAATTTAAAGCTATTTTTGGAATTTCAACAGTTCCATTACTCCAATTTGTCAAAGTTCGATAAGAGACTCCTATTTTTTCGGCAAGTTCTTTTTGAGTTATTCCAAGTTCTCGGCAAGTTTTTTTAACTAAATTTTCCTCTTTTTGTTCCAAAAATCACCTTTCTAAATTTTTCAATATTTTATCGCTTTTTGTCATTGTCGGACTTGATCCGACAATCCTCAGGAAAAAAGAAAGATCATCGGGTCAAGCCCGATGATGACACGAAGAAAAGTGGAATCTAGATTTTAGTCTTGTTTTGAATGAGGCTAAAGTGCCTGACACTGAACTCGTTTCAGTGGGCAGGACTAAAGTCCTTATTCCAAAATTTATGTTGAATCTTATCCCGAATTCATTTCGGGATTATTTCAGTGCTTGTGCTGAACTTGATTCAGTATTGTTTCTAGTTTCCACTTGAGTTGATTGTATGTGTTTCCAATTTCAAGGCAGAACTCTTTTCCAGATGAGGTCGGTTTCCAAACTCCATTTTCATCACGAAACTGAAAACCTTTTTTCTCTAAAATCAAATTGATTTCTGCTCCAGTTTGTCCCGTCATTTTTCCGAGTTCAGTTGGTAAAAAATATGAGTTTTGGAAAGAGTTTCCGAGAAGTCTTGTTGGCGATTTTTCACCCATGATTCTTTCGAGATAAAAAAGTTCTTGCGGACTCAAATCTTTCATCAAGTCGATAAGTCGTAAAACTTCTTTTGTTTCAGAAATCAAATCAGAGTAGTTAA
This genomic stretch from Thiovulum sp. ES harbors:
- a CDS encoding KilA-N domain-containing protein (PFAM: KilA-N domain); its protein translation is MEIISRKFNEIEVDFFIGNSLYINATKIGREFGKKPVDWLKTKETKDYLEAFSKLKNTFVDELVIIKKGGNQKKEQGTWIHKKLIINFARWLDPYFAVWCDEVIEEILSTGSYSLRKEEKFNYSDLISETKEVLRLIDLMKDLSPQELFYLERIMGEKSPTRLLGNSFQNSYFLPTELGKMTGQTGAEINLILEKKGFQFRDENGVWKPTSSGKEFCLEIGNTYNQLKWKLETILNQVQHKH
- a CDS encoding putative transcriptional regulator (PFAM: Helix-turn-helix), whose translation is MEQKEENLVKKTCRELGITQKELAEKIGVSYRTLTNWSNGTVEIPKIALNLIEMFHVEKEYSELKNALSTSLKIN